The nucleotide window AAGCTGAAACTGAAAGACACCATTTATCCTCCACAGAGTCATCGTCACAGGTTACCTCCTTCGAGCGTAGAGTCAGCAAGGTGTGCAGCTGTCCACCTCTCACAAACAGGGGGATCAACACTGACGCTTTAGGCAGGACGGGAAGGTAGGAGAACTTGTCTCCAATGTCAAACCGCTTTAAAGTGGCTGCTGTATCCTCTTTCAGATTCATAGTGGTACCATACATTAAAGCTTTTCGACCTGCGACGAAGTATcttaatttctgtaaaacaacaTACATGCCTTTTTATGGCTTTAAATAGTTTCCATTTAAATCAAAGGAGTGAAGCTACCGAAGATTTAACTCACAAGCTACTAGGGTCTACAGTAGTTGACAGCTGCTACGACCGAATTGAATTGTATTGCATTTGAATATATTCTGTTAAAGTAAATACCTTATTTCCAattaggaaaatattaaaaactaacaCTTTGAATAAACATACAACGCGAATTGACGATGCACACTAGTTCCGGAAGTCTGTTCACCTTCTTGGTATGCGTAGCTAACGCCGATTGGTGCTTTCTCCGAAAGACCCGcctcatttttttccaaacaacaaACCACCTAACCTGACAGAGGAATGACAACCAATG belongs to Gambusia affinis linkage group LG08, SWU_Gaff_1.0, whole genome shotgun sequence and includes:
- the nudt7 gene encoding peroxisomal coenzyme A diphosphatase NUDT7 isoform X3, translated to MRRVFRRKHQSALATHTKKKLRYFVAGRKALMYGTTMNLKEDTAATLKRFDIGDKFSYLPVLPKASVLIPLFVRGGQLHTLLTLRSKELRTGAGEVCFPGGKRDPSDRDDVDTALREAQEEIGLPPDQVEVVCTLFPVFSKRGLLVSPVVGFVEETFTPIPNPSEA